One segment of Cystobacter fuscus DSM 2262 DNA contains the following:
- a CDS encoding DUF4280 domain-containing protein has product MGVQVVMGAMLQCSFGAAPSSLVVLPTNKILATTPAANIMDNKPLVNVLPFGMCMSPANPTVAAATAAAMGVLTPMPCVPATAAPWVPGCPKLLIGNMPAVDSNCKLMCNWGGVIQVVSPGQVVVQNG; this is encoded by the coding sequence ATGGGAGTCCAGGTCGTCATGGGAGCCATGCTGCAGTGCAGCTTCGGGGCGGCTCCTTCGTCGTTGGTGGTGCTGCCCACCAACAAGATCCTGGCCACGACGCCCGCGGCCAACATCATGGACAACAAGCCCCTGGTGAACGTGCTGCCCTTCGGCATGTGCATGTCTCCGGCCAACCCCACGGTGGCGGCGGCGACGGCGGCCGCGATGGGAGTGCTCACGCCCATGCCCTGTGTGCCCGCCACGGCGGCGCCCTGGGTGCCCGGCTGTCCCAAGCTGCTCATCGGCAACATGCCGGCCGTGGACAGCAATTGTAAGTTGATGTGCAACTGGGGCGGCGTCATCCAGGTGGTCTCCCCCGGACAGGTGGTGGTGCAGAATGGCTGA